DNA sequence from the Dreissena polymorpha isolate Duluth1 chromosome 3, UMN_Dpol_1.0, whole genome shotgun sequence genome:
TAACAAATACGCATGCAATTATAACATATACAACAGACTAAAGTAAATCGAATTATGACTGGACacggttgtgttttttttaaataaatatgtgagCATTTGATCCCCGGGTTGACAATTTCCCCCCACCGGCGGGCTTATGTCGGATGCCGGTCCTACCTTTGCAATATTTTGCTGACATATCGCGTTATGATTTTGTCGCTCTCGTTTTGAACTGGGTGGGTTTGCCTGCTTCTTTTTGTTTGAAACTGTTAACATGGGAACTTGTAACGCAATTACAATTGAATTTGCACGACATGCACATCTGTTAGGATAAAAATGACACAAAAATCGTAAAACATAATTATTCGATTTAGTAAAAacaacaatctttattgcatacGATAATTATAAATGTTCCGTTCATAAATTATATCCTAATTAACGCTATAAAAGTTCAGGTTTTATCGCCGGAAGTTTGGTCCTGCTCTTTCCTTATTTTAGACTTGAATCCGACCTTCATCTTGGCGGTGGTAGCATTCCAGCTCATGACGGCTGGTTTCTCGTGTTTCCGGAACTGTCCTGTCACGACCTCTTCGTGGGCTCGTGTGATCTCGCGTCTGCTGGTCGAAGGGCAAAACGTGTTCGTGTCAATCATGTAAGAAATGCCACCATAGCCCTTCCTCATTTCAGCATTCCTGAGCTCTGTTTCGCCTTTGGCTTTCAGGTCATCTTTAATTCGCTGAATGGTGTTGTCTGCAATACAGTCAGTATCATTTTTAGCAACTGACACTAAATCTTCCTTTGGTTTGCACGCCGGTGGGGTTGGTACATAGTTGCAATTCTTCACAAAATCGAATGCAGGTCCGCTTTCAATAAATTTATATCTTCTTGCCCTATTGTAGCTTCTTGTTTCGGGTTTATCGCATTTTGGCGGAGCTGGTTCGGTATTGGCGTAGCTTGTTGTTTCCGGTTTATCGCACTTTGGCGTAGCTGGTTCGGTTTTCGTGCCATTGTGACCCATGGGGTATTTCAGATTTAACCTCCTAATGCGTTGGATCATAGACTCCGGTGTCCAGTCCGGATTCCCACAAAGAGGAGCAGCAGCAATCTCACTTGTGTCAATTTTTGTATTAACTACACTTTCATTTACATTATTTCTATGAACCTCTATTTTGTTTAAAGCGTCATTTCTCACTTCACTTTCTTTCGCATTAATCTTTTCATCTTTCTTTATATCGCATATATTTGCAACAAGTTTTCTGACAATATCGTTTTCATAATCCACCATGTTTTCGCTTTCTTTAAAGGCTTTTTTCACATCAAACATCCTGGTAACATCGTTTTTATTAACATGCTCGTATTGGTTATTGTTATCGGCTTTCTCCAAGCAATCATCTACAGCATCTATTTTTATGATCATCTCGTTCTTATATCCCTGCACGTCAGGACTTTTGTAATAGGCTTTCTTAAATCTTACTTCGTTTCCATCTAGTTTTCTGATCATGTCGTTTTCATATCCGCACACGTCTGGGTTTTTGTTTAAGGCATTCTTCGCATTTGCATATTTCTCCACCTTTATGTTTATAGTATCGTCGTTGTTTTCTTGCGCTTCATGTTTCTTATAAAGACCTTTATTTACATCATTATGTTTAACCACTTGTTTTCCTGTGCAAGGCGAGAAATGGGCAACTGAATCGATCCCATCAACACTCGTTTCGTCATATTTCATCACAGCTTGGCTCTCATTTGAAAGCACTGCGGTGAGGCCGCTTTCAGAGTGTTTCTTCTTACGTCTTTTCTTGAATTTTTCGAGTTCTTTTTTATGCAGCAACTCCTGTCTCGCTAAATCCAACTCCGCTTCCCTTCTCATTTCAGCTTGTTTATTTTCGTTTTCTATCATCTTCTTTTCAAGCAGACTCTGGCGTCTATTATCTAGATCTCTATCACGTAAAACAGGGTCATACTGTTCGGAGATGTAAGAATAGCATTCCCTCACTTCGGCCACGTATTGGCTACGGACACGGTTTGCCGCGAAGTGGCGGTCATCTTGAAACTGTGCAGGTATTTTACTTGGCTTCGGCCAGGCCTCATTATATTCCTGGATAGAGGCCGCCGTGTAGCATTCCTGTGCTCTTCTTTCACCGAGCTGGCGTTTGATGTTTTCAGCTTCCATATATCTCGCAATCTGGTTCAAAGCGGGATTGGCGCTGTCGGGAACTGTCCCATATGAGATTTCATTTTTGCTTGGTTTTGAATctaaaaatgcaaacaataaacCATTTTGGTTGACTGCATACGCATGTTTAATAAACGTGAAACACACTTGACTCATTCGAAATAATTACATAATGcattaattttaaacattaaccaAAAACAATGTATGGCATAAATACCTAATTGACACGTCTGGAAATATTGTTAAATAAGTAAACATGAAATTCTGTACATTTTGTTCGCAAAATGTAAAAACTTTTACTAGCGACACGTGGTGAATATCTGGTTATAAGGGTTTCAGACAAAATATGGGCAATATAAGTCAAATAGCAACTAGGTTTTATCTTGTACACACCATGAATATATGCGGTAATACTGTGCGTATTCGGCTTTCTCAATAATCCGTTGAGGTCGCTAGGTCTTTTTTTGCCAAAGCATGATTCCTCGTGCACTCTGTCAAGCCCGGTCTCTGTGCAATGACTCCAGTGCGGTAGTTTTCCACCCGGCGCGATTTGGTCATTCCTGTAAAGTTTAACATGGTCGCAATATTTCACGGTTTGGAATATAACTGCgttagaaaacaaaaatatataagaaacaaatacaatatttaaacatagatacaaacaaaaataacatttaaacatagaTGTCGAATGTTTTGTAGATGGTTTTGGTAGGATTTTGCGTTAAATTTTGAAATGATTTTCATTACAGATTTTGAAATGAATAAGATTATCTGATCTGGAAGTCCATTTATTGGAAAGTATTCAGTCAACTTTTACTAGAGTCTATACAATGAAATGTTTTACAAGTATCTGTATGTAGTGAACATGtgtcataattaaaataaataattaaagctTAAGTCAATTGTACTGGGTTCGTTTTTCTTGATGCGTTTTCTCCGTGAAATGATAAGATAATGCCACATATAGTATTTCTCGTCTCGTATTAAGATAAGCTAATATTTGCTTCCGGATGTTGAACATTTACCGTTTCATGTTTGATGATTGTAATTTTATACAACTGCACTTTTATATAGTGTTCGCTTATAGCAAATGTTCGTCTGCTGCCACTAACTAGTTCACGTAAAGACTGCGTCTGCGTTGCCTAGAGACGTCGTCAACTAATAATAGACTGGTATGTATTTGTTTCGACGTCAAATACTGCCAAGACGGCTTGAGCGGttcttttatcccattttcactgcgacattgacggtataacacgttgtgggatatacttgcttgtattcaacactgtggaatatacctgtcgcgtgcacggactactttttaaatgacgtcatgcgatatgcgctaaaattaggtcgatattgtttggttcattgatcgaattttaaggtcacccattagaagaaaatgtgcacattttgcagaaaaacatatatctgacatattcaccaaaagaaatgttgaaataaaatatgaaattacacgatttttgttttgttatttttttatttataacaaagtcgacaaaacttaagcttcaaaattatacgaccttcaacctttaaaactagtcatatgacataatttttcgccatccgtataatgaatcagctgattgatggcgtcataaaatggcaTACTTGTTGCGTCATTTtcctcatttttttgacgatttattataaacgcgacttatttcacattttttctacatgtactgtatgtcgacatatctgaattgtcaattgatcacattttccttatttcgtgtaatgtgcattgcttataaccaaagcatatacttttgacatttaacttaaatattaagaatgtacaacaagccatacacatatcgcacagttcatgaataatctgctatgtttgctttcctatttaattcacgttaggcatagagct
Encoded proteins:
- the LOC127875250 gene encoding uncharacterized protein LOC127875250, which gives rise to MKRNDQIAPGGKLPHWSHCTETGLDRVHEESCFGKKRPSDLNGLLRKPNTHSITAYIHDSKPSKNEISYGTVPDSANPALNQIARYMEAENIKRQLGERRAQECYTAASIQEYNEAWPKPSKIPAQFQDDRHFAANRVRSQYVAEVRECYSYISEQYDPVLRDRDLDNRRQSLLEKKMIENENKQAEMRREAELDLARQELLHKKELEKFKKRRKKKHSESGLTAVLSNESQAVMKYDETSVDGIDSVAHFSPCTGKQVVKHNDVNKGLYKKHEAQENNDDTINIKVEKYANAKNALNKNPDVCGYENDMIRKLDGNEVRFKKAYYKSPDVQGYKNEMIIKIDAVDDCLEKADNNNQYEHVNKNDVTRMFDVKKAFKESENMVDYENDIVRKLVANICDIKKDEKINAKESEVRNDALNKIEVHRNNVNESVVNTKIDTSEIAAAPLCGNPDWTPESMIQRIRRLNLKYPMGHNGTKTEPATPKCDKPETTSYANTEPAPPKCDKPETRSYNRARRYKFIESGPAFDFVKNCNYVPTPPACKPKEDLVSVAKNDTDCIADNTIQRIKDDLKAKGETELRNAEMRKGYGGISYMIDTNTFCPSTSRREITRAHEEVVTGQFRKHEKPAVMSWNATTAKMKVGFKSKIRKEQDQTSGDKT